Part of the Girardinichthys multiradiatus isolate DD_20200921_A chromosome 14, DD_fGirMul_XY1, whole genome shotgun sequence genome is shown below.
ACCACATTCACAGTCACCTTCTGACTGACACCGAAGGCCCTCAGCCCGCAGAGGAAGTGCAGTCGCTGCTGGACCCTGGTGCCGACATAGTCAACCTGAACATTTCATGTTAGTTTATTGTCTATTTGTATTCCCCGGTATTTGTACGGATCCACTGTAAGACTTGTGAATGAAGAATAGTGGGTTgtacaactacaggtccttctcaaaatattagcatattgtgataaagttaattattttccataatgtcatgatgaaaatttaacattcatatattttagatttattgcacactaattgaaatatttcaggtcttttattgtcttaatacggatgattgtggcatacagctcatgaaaacccaaaattcctatctcacaaaattagcatatttcatccgaccaataaaagaaaagtgtttttaatacaaaaaacgtcaaccttcaaataatcatgtacagttatgcactcaatacttggtcaggaatccttttgcagaaatgactgcttcaatgcggcgtggcatggaggcaatcagcctgtggcactgctgaggtcttatggaggcccaggatgcttcgatagcgacctttagctcatccagagtgttgggtcttgagtctctcaacgttctcttcacaatatcccacagattctctatggggttcaggtcaggagagttggcaggccaattgagcacagtgataccatggtcagtaaaccatttaccagcggttttggcactgtgagcaggtgccaggtcgtgctgaaaaatgaaatcttcatctccataaagcttttcagcagatggaagcatgaagtgctccaaaatctcctgatagctagctgcattgaccctgcccttgataaaacacagtggaccaacaccagcagctgacacggcaccccagaccatcactgactgtgggtacttgacgctggacttctggcattttggcatttccttctcctcagtcttcctccagactctggcaccttgatttccgaatgacatgcagaatttgctttcatctgaaaagtactttggaccactgagcaacagtccagtgctgcttcgctgtagcccaggtcaggcgcttctgccgctgtttctggttcaaaagtggcttgacctggggaatgcggcacctgtagcccatttcctgcacacgcctgtgcacggtggctctggatgtttctactccagactcagtccactgcttccgcaggtcccccaaggtctggaatcggcccttttccacaatcttcctcagggtccggtcacctcttctcgttgtgcagcgttttctgccacactttttccttcccacagacttcccactgaggtgacttgatacagcactctgggaacagcctattcgttcagaaatttctttctgtgtcttaccctcttgcttgagggtgtcaatagtggccttctggacagcagtcaggtcggcagtcttacccatgattggggttttgagtgatgaaccaggctgggagttttaaaggcctcaggaatcttttgcaggtgtttagagttaacttggtgattcagatgattaggctcatagctcgtttagagacccttttaatgatatgctaattttgtgagataggaattttgggttttcatgagctgtatgccaaaatcatccgtattaagacaataaaagacctgaaatatttcagttagtgtgcaataaatctaaaatatatgaatgttaaattttcatcatgacattatggaaaataatgaactttatcacaatatgctaatattttgagaaggacctgtatatcagatGGCACCCCTCTATCTATTCCTCCTCTTTCTAGTCCTGCTCATGAAAATGATGCATTGCTAAAGTAATAAAAAGCTGTTTCTTAGATCCTAGTCTGTTGATTTGGCTAGATCCTGGAAACATGTAATAAATTATTTCTGCCTCCATAATTCCTAAAATGCCTTTAAATAGGTTTTGCTCCATTTCAATTTTGTTCCACCACTGAACTCTCCTGTATGAGTCAATCAGCTATTAAACAGCTTCTTAAAGTAAGGAGGATTCCAGGTTGAACTAAGGCAATATTTGTTTAAAGTCTTTAGTTGAATCTATGAAAAATTCAAATCCACCAGAAAATAGGATTTTAGCTCCAACAAAGGTgattaccaaataatatttagcCAATAAACTGGTATGGAGGACCCCACAGAATGCCTGGAGAACTATACCTAAAGACCACCATGAAAGATTATAGAAACACCTGGCTAATTGGATggaaaatacaaagactgaTTTATAAACCTCTGTGCTGTACTGAATGGTTTACTGAATTTATTATTAACCATTTTCTCTtaaaatttaagagaaaacaacaGCAGACAGAAATACAAAGAGACTATATCCTATAACCTGTTCTAGTTCTATGGAAAAAGTTTGTAACTTTCACACCATTTcttgtttaataaaatagttccaatttttattttttttattatgagaACATATAGGACtactagttttattttatttactttaattttaacATTGCATAAGTAAGCATAAAGGGTTGTTCTCCTCCACCCTGGAAGAGGGGTGAAGTACAGTTGAGTGGTTCACTCCACCCTCCACAACCTCCACCGACAGGAGAAGATTCTGTGGTATTGTGGTGAAAACCCAACacttaattaaaacattaacatCTATGTTAACTTCTGGAGGAGCGCATTTTATTCTACAATACATTCTGATAGAAAATCCAAGACTCGCTCCAGCTCTAAATCAATCACGCTGTCGTTATTCTAAGATTTTaacaactgaataaaaaaaaacaccaataaGTTGCAGACCAGGAACACAATATGAGAAATATGTAGGTGGTTGTAACAACAGTACAGAGTTCCACTGTTAAAGAGCCTCAAAGatacaaacattttagaaaaggtTCTGACTTtgtgaaaataacaaaacagaCCCAAATGTAAAGTTGATGGGCCCCCAGGCTGACCCTGACACACTCCACAGGAACCCAGCCCAGAACTGTTCTGTCTCCTGAACCACTGAGGTTCGTATTTGCTTTCTCAAAAGGACCGAAAATATCTCctgaaatttaacaaaaacatcacAGGAGCAGCTGCTGAAAGTTTATTGAGAACAATAATAACCAACAGAGTATTTATCAGTCCACACCTACTGCATCCCACTGCAGCAGGTCATCTGTGAGCCTGCTCTCTACAGAGGCAGGTAAAGCGAGTAATGCGAAGACGTCCAGCGGCGCACCGGTTTGCCTACCCTGCCGATTACAGGTAGTTTATGGGCATAGGCACGAGGTGGGTTGGCAGGCAGAGATGACGTTGAGGCAAAAGTGGTCTGAAAAGGTCGGCGGCCCTGGCACCGCCGACCCATTTGCCGTCCACCAATGACAAAGGAGAATGCTGGTGGTCCTGACTGTGACGAGATAAAACGGGCCTTGGGGAAAACATCACGAGAAAGACCTGCTGAACGCTGGCCTGAACGTGACGAAGAAGATCTGGAGCGTTGCACGGAGGAGGAACGAGCCAAAGACCTGATGTGGAAAACTGTATTAGCAGCATTTCGAACCAAAACAAATAATCTGAATCTGAATAATCTTATTCTGGTAGTTTTACCTTCCTGCTCCTGTGGCTGCAAGGCTCGGAGGAGGAGGATCAGTGCGAGGGCTCCCATCCTGTCGTGGGCTGATGTTGAGGTTGGCCGTCAGCTGAGGCATTTTACGGGCAGTGTCAGGGTTAGCAACTGGGCCGAGGGGTTCCTTTCTGGCTTCCCTAAAACAGGCTGGAGTGCAAGGGGGATAGCTCCCAAACCCTGGTCCTGTGCTAAACCTGACAGCCAGACTGTCCCCAAAGAAGGAGTAGAGCTCACTGTACATTGCAGGTAGAGGGACTGGGGACCACTCTTCCCAGGGGCAGCCAGCACCCCCTGCTTGGAGGTGGCTGGCAATCCCAAGAACAGTCTCTGACAAAGGCTCTGAAGGAGGACTGAGACCTGGGGAGCTCACTCTGTAACCCATAGATCCTGCTATGGAGCCTGGCTGAGCATTTGCTCCTCCTTCTGCTGACTGGGACAAAGACAAGGCCTTCATCTTCAGCAGACGCTCCACTGCCACCTGCAGGacacacaacaaaaacactgatGCTAGTCTGtcatttggatttaaaaaaagctgTCAGCAACAGCTGATAcacatttttcttgttgcaaaataacattttattgtttctatttggaaacagaacaaacaacaaaatgaaaataccAAACTTTCAACTCTAAACCACAGAGTATGTAAGTACGTCACAGTAAgtttctggattatttttacTTGTACAGTGACTACAGTAGAAAACAGAGTTCAACTTAGATAAATATCTGCCATCTATAGGtaataaaaacatcacaaaaaggAGGAACTCAGAGCCTTTGTAACAGGAAGAATGTAAATGTTCTTACTAGGCCCTAACATTATGTACATCCAACCCCAAATAAGACCTTACACTAAGCCATGCGGCTTCACTTTTAAAACCCGGTCAAAATGTGAAAGCAGAGCTAACATTTAAGGTTAATCCAAAACTCACATAGAAATTAATGGTTCACACAATGACTGCAAGGTATTGAAGCCCCAATCATCAGCCCTATGTCACCATGCTTCCCAGTTAGAATGCCGACGTGCTGTGGGTGGTTTTCACCAACCATTAAAGCCCCAAATCTCTTCTTTGTGTCTCCTCTATTTAAGGCACATTGTTCTAGAAGTCTTTTGCTACTTTCAAAATCCCATCTGATAAACCAGGCTGTGCTGTCATGTCCCTTATAGAGGCTAACTATACCTGCTCAGTTGTTGTAGACATACACTTTAACATTTATTATGACAAATGCAAGCCTCTAGAGTTTAAGAAGTAGCTCTGGGATTATTTGTAGTTTCCATGAACATCAGTTTGTCTGACCTCAGGCAGGGTCACAGTCAGACATCCCTCTTTGACTACATGTTTTAGGCTTGTCACCCTTTTGTTTGAAAGATTTTTGGGCACTTTATTGAACAGTAGGGGGAAGGCATGCAGCAAATTGCTGGAgaccaggaattgaacccagaaccAGTGTTAAGGACATAGCCTCTGTACATGGTGTGCCGGCTCTACCAACTGAACCACGCAGCATCCCTGCTTGTCAACAGGTTCTGTAGAATCATGGAGCCCAAATTGTTTGGGAATAACCTTATAAGCCACCATAGACTGATGAGCAGCAACAGTAACTTCAATAggatcattgctgatgtctttctacTTGAGCATTGGCTTAATACTCTCTTGAATGTTCCCCAGCCTCTACAGCTTTACAGAAAGCATTATGGGGGACTTCAGTTTTTCACAGACAGCTTCTGTATTTGGATCAGTTCTTAATTAAATCATGACAGTTGTGAATGATTAATGTTGCTTTTAATCATAAATCCTTACATGAAAAATGAGATGGTAACATTATTTACCAGTATGGCTCCATAGACCTTGTGGCCATCTGCTTTGACCTGTGCGTTAGATACCGAGTAGTCGTCCAGGACAGCCTGCAGGTTGGCCCAGTAAGCAGGAAGGTGTGGAAAGAGAACTCTTTCCACAGCCTGAAACACAAAGATGTTAAAAGAGAGATTACTGGGAATTACCTTCAGGACAACATGGATGACAACAGTGAAAAATAACAATTCCCATAAGGTAACTGAGTGTATAAACAGACCCTCTGGGCTTGAGTTTAAATGCTCTCTAGCTTTGCTGAATTAAAGGAACAGACTAAGCTCCAATAAAAATGACATTCAGAGAGTAAATGTGtcatttagtttaaaatatgcaaatgttAGAAACAGAACCCGTTCTTTCTGCAGATTCATCTCACAGGGGACTAATATGCATTAGAAGACATTCAGAACTTCTATGTGATGACCACACAACTCGAACTAAAGCTGACACCAAACAATTCTGCTCCTGAAGCAAAagatttttcagatttaaaaacagatgtAGTTGACATACCTTCCAACCCAGAGCGTGAAGGCCCACAACAGCTCCGTAATGGGAGCAGAGTGGCCTGACTGGGTCAGAAAGAACCTTCTGAAGAGAAAGCAGGATCTGGTGGTAGAGACCACTCACTAGATCACCATGAGTCCTGGAGAAAAACTCAATGTGAGGAGGCATGACAAAGAAATCAGGGTAATAATGAGATCTGCTGTAGTTTATCTTCTTCTTCCATGTTTTATTCCCGGTCTCCCCTTCTAAATGTTTTACCCATGTTAATGTGTCTATCCAtcattaatccatccattaaCGGACATTATCCAATGTCTTTCCTTTGGTCCATCTGTCCATTAGTCAACTATTATATACTCATCCATCCATAATTCATGAATCTATTATACATCAGTCTCTCCAACACCTGCCGTTTTatgatcatccatccatctctaaATTTAAAGCCTGACACTATAGAACTCTCTGCCCTAAATTTACAGTAAACGTTTGTATTAATACTttagacgtttttttttttattggaataGAACTCAGGCAACCTGAGTCTGGATAACTGACATGAACAATGTTTGGCACCTTGAATACTGAATCATgaataaaatactgaaaattttCACACCAGAAGATGTGGCTAAGGAGCAGGGCTGCATAGTCCCTGAGGGTCCAGTGGTCATTGAGTGGGTTGATGGAGGCAGCTAGTGGCTCCAGGATGCAGTACATGACACTGGAGACCAGGCTGCGTACATATGAGCCCAGGTACAGGTACGGGTTCTGGACCAGGCTTTTCACCATGTGCAAGAGCCTGTTGAGCTGCTCCAAATCATGGCTTACTGATTTTACCTGGAAGGACATACACGgataaatgaaaacacaacgaCATTTGGACTCGGTGTTTGTTAATCATCCCTGGCATAATACACTTCAAAGATTTTTACACCAGATTATTTTCATCAAGATCTTTGGATTAGCAAGCACAGTAGTTAAGGTTATCAGCAACCTACTCCACTGACGACATAAACAAAGTATGGAAGCAGGGCAGCAATCTTAGCGTTTGACTGAAGGTCGAGTAGAGCCATctgaaacacagagaaaaaccAGTGAACAAGCAGCCCATGTTATAGCCACTCAGAACTCGTCCTCAGCAGCTGCATACCTTCATGAGATGGGGGTCCTCTCCCAGGATGGCTCTTGTAACCTGCTGGTAGTACTTGAGGAGGTCGTCTGACAGAGTCTGCACAGCAGTGGGAACTGTGGTAAGACAACCTTCAGTTCAGACAGGGACAGTTGACAGTTATCAAATTCCTCACCAGAAAAGCTGTGATGTAACAGCTTCTTTTCCAGTCTTGGAAGGTTAAAACAGAAAGTATTGGATACaaacgtggacaaaattgttggtacccctcggttgatgaaagaaaaacccaattTTGTCCAAGTGTGTAGGTATTGCTAGAACTGATAGTGAAGCCACTGCTGCGGAGCTTGGTTATTTCCTCCCACAACATGTTATTTGAGTTCAACGCAGCAGGACATGGAAGCATGTTTAAACACAACCCCAACATCTGGTTCACTTAGAAACAGTAACTTAAAGGTAACTGTCTTCTAAAGGATCCTTGCTCTCTGGGTCTGCTGTGGTTGATGCTTTTCTTCCTaacattgcttcagttcattgatAATTGAGAATAATTGTGTATGCACAACGTTTAAATCTGGTTGgcgtctggactttgactgggccaatgCAGcagattaaaacatttcttctccacCCATTCTGTAGTAGGTTTACCGCTGCGCCTAATGTAATTGTTTTTGAGTAAGAATACTTACAGATTACAGCCTCAGAGTATTTACACACACAATAAACATCCATCCACTATCTTTACGCAACTTTCCATACAGGGTTACGAGAaggctggtgcccatctccagctggacaggtcaccagtccaccacaggacaaacaaccatgtctGAACACATTCagacctaagagcaatttagagagactcatgaacctaacatgcatgtttttatatCATTTCAAACAGTCCAATTAGCTTTTCTTATAAGAGAGGAAGAGGTCTAGTCGCTTACTTTTAGCCAGCCGTTTGGCTGTTCGTGACAACAAGTTGGGGAGGGGCAGAGCTGCATGACTTAATGCTCCCTGCAGTCAGAGAAAACCCTGCTAACTCTGAAATTTTCTCTGGTATCTCATTAAAAGAAGATGAAAACTCTAGTAttggtaaaatgaaaaatggaCTTGTTTTAAAAGCAGACGTTTATTAAATTTAATATAACTTGATACTGGTAACTGGACCATACTTACTCATCTTCCTATGGAAAGACCCAACACCAGCTAAGCTTCCAACAGCTTTACATCTGACTGTGAGGTAATTCCAGAATGTGCTCAGGTCCTATGGCAGCAGAATAGGCCCTAATCATGAGCCAATCGCCTTTGTGCTTCCAGTTATGAGGTTTTGAACTCATATGTTCATCGTGCTCAtgcatctctactttggtctcatttgtCCAAAGCATATTTCTGAGAAGTCTTGAGGATTGATGATTCAACTTTGTAGACTTTAGTTGTGTAATCctgtttaatttttaaagcaGAGACTTTCTGCTGACAGCCGTTCCAAGCCGGCCAAATTTATTCATTCCAATACTTTCATTCCACTCTACAGAATGCAGAAAAGAACTTGCTGGGAAGTCCTTATCTACGAAACGTTTTACTGCAACGTTTTACTCCACTGTAGAATGATGGATTCCACGCTGTGGGGAAATGACCTTTAGCCctttaaccccccccccccccccccggtcATGGTTTCTTTTATAAAAGTGTTCAGAGCACTAAGGATAGAGTTTCATCTTAGTTATGTTAAATGAACATGTCGGGTTGTTGGAGTTCAGTTGAGGGTTTATTCGCCAATCATCAGAACCTAGAAGCAAActgatcattttatttacaatCTTTTAAAATTTATAAACTCTTAAGTCTGCCAATGGTGTGTTTACTTGCTTCCTAACTATTTGTAAAAGTTTTTCCTCCGTTTGGTTGAATCTTACCTGTCCCCTGAGGCTCTACGTTGCCCTTACCATCAAGATACGCCACGTTAACTGGAAGGATACAGAAGGCATAATTAGTACATGATTCCTTTTGCAGAATAGGAAGATTAAGATTTAGCAGCATCAAGCATACATCCAACATTCCAACAAGTCTGAATGTGGCAAAGTGCATCATACCTCGCACCATTGTCTCAGCACAACCTTTGGGAATATTGGTGGCCAGAGCCAGCTCGATCAGATTAATTTCTCGATCCTCAACAAAGAAAAGCTCTCCCTCTTTGACCGAACGGAAGGGCAGAACATCCTGCGCCCCATAACCACAGACGGCCTGATCAGGAAGCAGATACAAGAGACTAAATGGAGGAACAACAGGAGcagaaacatgacaaaacatgCTGACTGCTCATGACTGACAGACATGTAGGATTCACCTCCACATTGCTCCAACGAAGAGCTCTGTTCAGATCTTCCACAGTCAGCTTCCGTCTTTTGGCATGTCTCATAAACTGAGAACTAGTCTGTTtgggccagaaacagaacaccaACAACCAGAGGTGTTGAAGGAAAAgcaaataaatgctttttaattttagtccaaaataataatgtacaggaATTAAAGGAGATGGGTTTCATGTGGCAGGCTCCAAGACACACACGctgctttatttaaatgattaagCTCACATAGAGAAGTTATTAGGTTTCCACCTAAAATTGTCATGTGTTATTAGCTACTTCTTAATGTTCTGAGGAGACTCCAGCTAGCTCTGACCTGGGCTGCCTCCCTGAGGCGGTAACACACATCTTCAGCAAGAAGAGCAGCTACATCATCAGCAAGATCAACGCCAGTGCTCTCTGCCATGAGTTTGATGGAGTCCCTGGAAACCTCTGCAAAGCGCCGCTCCTCGCGGTCTGCCATGGTAACGTGGGTCACGCAGAAGCTGTCAAAGCAAAGGCGTTAGGATATTCCTCTCTTGTGTTTTACTTCTTCCTACAGATAACAGTGTACCTATGGTTGtctaatacaaaaaacaataaaatcatctatttttgttttctctagcaaaataaaggtttcataaagTGTGTTAAAAAAAGGGACAGAATCATTAAAAGGTGTCTTTAATTTAGTTCAGGTTTAAATGTCACaaatatgattttgtttttaaagatcatCATAAAATTTGTATTAACGACTCTGCCACTAAAGTTCAAGTTTGCAGGTTtttaaatggcctgtacttatTCACCCAAAGCGCTGCACAGTGCATTCAGTCATCCATGCTGACactggtgagctacattgtgaCCACAGCTGCACTGGGGCAGCCTGATAGAAGCAAGGCTGCTTTAAGCCTTCAAGCAGATACTTTAATACATAAATTTAAGATTTGCTTCACTtttattctatttgtaaaaCACTTAGATGATCAGATTTTAATGCCCTTTAGAGCGCACAAGTCATGTAAGGTATTGCAGTTTCTTTTAAGTTTTGATTTGAAATAAGGTGGTCATGTTATGCTGGGGTTACACAATGGACTGAGCAAGTAAGAAACACGCTTTAAAAAAACTACAATCATTCGATTTTGACATGCagtcaaaaatattaaaactataaaatatatCTTATTCCAAAAATAAGATATAAGTTtaacaaatcacaaactgtggCCTAAAGTGTCTTTTAAATCCAGTGCAGGTTTAACTTGTTTAAGTCTTGCCGTTTTTAGCAAGATTTAAAATGATCTCCATCCCCAAAGAAGAAATGAAATAACTGTTTTTGTGTTCTCATCAGTAGGGTAAGGGTATAACAGATCAGAACCCGTGTTCTCAATCTGCCTTCAGTGAAAAATAATCCGGTTCCGGTTTGACCAGATTATGTAGTTTAGATTTCAACAAGAACCAGATCAAAGGTAGTCCCGGTTCTTATAAGGCGGTCAAGGTGCTCTTTATCAAATAGCAACAGTTTTGCCGTTAATGTCCTAAGTTTCAGATGCCAGTTTGGTGAATGATCATTTGATATGTAACGTGTAAAATGAACTAGAATGAAACTGAGACGTTGTGATGCTGTAATGAACAAAGCTAAGATAAACCTGCAAACGCAAAGAGGAAATACAGCAGCCTCTAGCTTTAGCTTCCCGCTgtctcataaaacaaacacaaacaggctgTGCAACGGGACGCATTTCAGTATAAAACTAATTCTGTTCCATTAAACGTACCTTTTAATTCGGCTGAAAACTGAGCatgattcttcttcttttcttactttcctcctttttcttcttctccttttaGAGTTTATTGAAGGTTCACAAACAACGTTATGGCGCATTACTGCCACTGCTGGGTAAGAAGTGTAAATAcgagctttttaaaaatatttactactaaaaatatttacaactactatatctacttttaaggctaggcttaaaactttcctttttgataaaacttatatTTAGAGTgccttaggttatcctgagctatctccgtagttatgctgctataggcttagtctgctggaggacatactgACCACTTTCACTTTCTTCGTTACATtctcatacaggtccttctcaaaatattagcatattgtgataaagttcattattttccataatgtaatgataaaaatttaacattcatatattttagattcattgcacactaactgaaatatttcaggtcttttattgtcttaatacggatgattttggcatacagctcatgaaaacccaaaattcctatctcacaaaattagcatatcattaaaagggtctctaaacgagctatgaacctaatcatctgaatcaacg
Proteins encoded:
- the taf6l gene encoding TAF6-like RNA polymerase II p300/CBP-associated factor-associated factor 65 kDa subunit 6L, whose protein sequence is MRHNVVCEPSINSKRRRRKRRKVRKEEESCSVFSRIKSFCVTHVTMADREERRFAEVSRDSIKLMAESTGVDLADDVAALLAEDVCYRLREAAQTSSQFMRHAKRRKLTVEDLNRALRWSNVEAVCGYGAQDVLPFRSVKEGELFFVEDREINLIELALATNIPKGCAETMVRVNVAYLDGKGNVEPQGTVPTAVQTLSDDLLKYYQQVTRAILGEDPHLMKMALLDLQSNAKIAALLPYFVYVVSGVKSVSHDLEQLNRLLHMVKSLVQNPYLYLGSYVRSLVSSVMYCILEPLAASINPLNDHWTLRDYAALLLSHIFWTHGDLVSGLYHQILLSLQKVLSDPVRPLCSHYGAVVGLHALGWKAVERVLFPHLPAYWANLQAVLDDYSVSNAQVKADGHKVYGAILVAVERLLKMKALSLSQSAEGGANAQPGSIAGSMGYRVSSPGLSPPSEPLSETVLGIASHLQAGGAGCPWEEWSPVPLPAMYSELYSFFGDSLAVRFSTGPGFGSYPPCTPACFREARKEPLGPVANPDTARKMPQLTANLNISPRQDGSPRTDPPPPSLAATGAGRSLARSSSVQRSRSSSSRSGQRSAGLSRDVFPKARFISSQSGPPAFSFVIGGRQMGRRCQGRRPFQTTFASTSSLPANPPRAYAHKLPVIGRVGKPVRRWTSSHYSLYLPL